The proteins below come from a single Piscinibacter gummiphilus genomic window:
- a CDS encoding DUF1772 domain-containing protein encodes MIASIRFISLLLTSLLVGTMFGIWLGFNPAALSAAAYVEMQQNSIRSLNVSLPILGLVCIISTATLAVLTKDDKRSLHLLVVATLCLVAAGLITRFANQPINAIVIGWNPQSPAANWAELRDTWWHWHGVRTVAGVAGLALALLAAVRVRGPTQ; translated from the coding sequence GTGATTGCATCAATACGCTTCATCAGCCTTCTGCTGACGTCACTGCTTGTGGGAACCATGTTCGGCATTTGGCTCGGCTTCAATCCAGCAGCGCTCTCTGCCGCAGCCTATGTCGAGATGCAGCAGAACTCCATTCGTTCTCTCAATGTCTCGCTGCCAATTCTTGGCTTGGTCTGCATCATCTCCACGGCAACGCTGGCGGTGCTGACCAAGGATGACAAGCGCTCTCTCCATCTGTTGGTTGTCGCCACGCTCTGCCTCGTTGCGGCGGGTCTGATAACGCGCTTTGCCAACCAACCCATCAATGCGATCGTCATCGGATGGAACCCGCAGTCCCCCGCAGCCAACTGGGCAGAGCTACGAGATACGTGGTGGCACTGGCATGGCGTTCGCACGGTTGCTGGAGTCGCGGGGCTGGCTCTCGCACTGCTCGCCGCAGTAAGGGTACGAGGTCCCACACAGTAG
- a CDS encoding ABC transporter substrate-binding protein: MNRLKPIALTVALVAAHLATPALAQDKVQFFPSLTGRTGPVAPNATPFANGYADYMKLVNLRGGINGVKTLVEECETAYATDKGVECYERLKGKHGGATVFQPLSTGITFALTEKAPNDKVPLITSGYGRSDSADGGIFKWNFPLIGHYWVAGDTVLQHIAKKEGGWDKLKGKKIGVVYHDSPFGKELLPIMQERAAMHGFELLLLPVPAPGVEQKAIWLQVRQQRPDFVVMQTWGVMTPTAIKEAVATGYPREKMFGTWWSGAEPDLRDVGAAAKGYSAVMMQHGAEPQSTVVQDILSKVHGPGQGTGPKEEVGSVLYMRGVVGAMLAVEGVRAAQERFGKGKVMSGEQARWGYENLNLTQAKLDALGFKGVLRPVSTSCVDHMGSAWTRVHTWDGAKFTWASDWLQADEALIRPLVKNSAEKYAGEKKLTRRPPADCQS, translated from the coding sequence ATGAACCGCCTCAAGCCCATCGCTCTCACCGTGGCCCTCGTGGCCGCCCACCTCGCCACGCCCGCCCTGGCGCAAGACAAGGTCCAGTTCTTCCCGAGCCTCACCGGCCGCACCGGGCCCGTTGCGCCCAACGCGACGCCGTTTGCCAACGGCTACGCCGACTACATGAAGCTCGTGAACCTTCGTGGCGGCATCAATGGCGTGAAGACGCTGGTCGAGGAATGCGAAACCGCCTACGCCACCGACAAGGGTGTCGAGTGCTACGAGCGCCTGAAGGGCAAGCACGGTGGCGCCACCGTCTTCCAGCCGCTGTCGACCGGCATCACCTTCGCGCTCACCGAGAAGGCCCCCAACGACAAGGTGCCGCTCATCACCTCGGGCTACGGCCGCAGCGACTCGGCCGACGGCGGCATCTTCAAGTGGAACTTCCCGCTCATCGGCCACTACTGGGTGGCGGGCGACACGGTGCTTCAGCACATCGCCAAGAAGGAAGGCGGGTGGGACAAGTTGAAGGGCAAGAAGATCGGCGTGGTCTACCACGACAGCCCCTTCGGCAAGGAGCTGCTGCCCATCATGCAGGAGCGTGCGGCGATGCACGGCTTCGAGCTGCTGCTGCTGCCCGTGCCCGCGCCGGGCGTGGAGCAGAAGGCCATCTGGCTGCAGGTGCGCCAGCAGCGCCCCGACTTCGTGGTGATGCAGACCTGGGGCGTGATGACGCCCACCGCCATCAAGGAAGCGGTGGCCACCGGCTACCCGCGCGAGAAGATGTTCGGCACGTGGTGGTCGGGCGCCGAGCCCGACCTGCGCGACGTGGGCGCCGCGGCCAAGGGCTACAGCGCGGTGATGATGCAACACGGTGCCGAGCCTCAATCGACGGTCGTTCAAGACATCCTGAGCAAGGTCCATGGCCCTGGCCAGGGCACGGGCCCGAAGGAAGAGGTGGGCTCGGTGCTCTACATGCGCGGCGTGGTCGGCGCGATGCTGGCCGTCGAGGGCGTGCGGGCGGCGCAAGAGCGCTTCGGCAAGGGCAAGGTGATGAGCGGGGAGCAGGCACGCTGGGGCTACGAGAACCTCAACCTCACGCAGGCCAAACTCGACGCGCTCGGCTTCAAGGGTGTGCTGCGGCCGGTCTCCACCAGCTGTGTCGACCACATGGGCTCGGCCTGGACGCGGGTGCACACCTGGGACGGCGCCAAGTTCACCTGGGCCTCCGACTGGCTGCAGGCCGACGAGGCGCTGATCCGGCCGCTGGTGAAGAACTCGGCCGAGAAGTACGCCGGCGAAAAGAAGCTGACCCGCCGCCCCCCGGCCGACTGCCAGAGCTGA
- a CDS encoding AMP-dependent synthetase/ligase: protein MANTTFPHLLLEHAAKRPTAPALREKAFGIWQTLSWQQLAALVRALAGGLAAAGLQRGQHVVVIGDNRPRLYATLLAAQSLGAIPVPLYQDAVAAEFVFPLFNAEIGFAVVEDQEQVDKLLEIRPQCPALQRIWYDDPRGLRHYSEPGLASLDALVHEGESFNSAHAGFFDAEVAKVQPSDVAAMFFTSGTTGNPKGVVHTHLSLIDRAVAGARFDKLTEAEEVLAYLPLAWIGQNVFSYAQWLACGYVVNCPESANTVSIDLREVGPTYYFAPPRVFEGLLTTVMIRMEDASAPKRWLFQRCMALARRVGPALMDGKPVGALDRLRYMLGTLFIYGPLRNTLGLSRVRVAYTAGEAIGPDLFTFYRSIGVNLKQLYGSTETAVFVCLQPDDQARADTVGVPIEGVEIKVKDSGEILVRSSGLLRGYYKNEAATAEVLDAEGWYHTGDAGFMDAQGHLKIIDRAKDVGRIGSGPNAGAMFAPKYVENKLKFFPYIKEAVAFGDGRDKVCTFINIDMEAVGNWAERRNLPYAGYTDLAQKPEVYELVRDCIEKVNADLAADEKLAGSQVSRFLILHKELDADDGELTRTRKVRRGLIGERYNVLVDALYGGKSEQYIETAVKFEDGRSGMVAATLKIADVKTFPAMRRAA, encoded by the coding sequence GTGGCGAACACCACCTTTCCGCACCTGCTGCTGGAGCACGCTGCCAAGCGGCCCACGGCGCCCGCGTTGCGCGAGAAGGCATTCGGCATCTGGCAGACGCTCTCGTGGCAGCAGCTCGCCGCCCTCGTGCGGGCCCTGGCCGGTGGCCTTGCGGCGGCGGGCTTGCAGCGGGGCCAGCATGTGGTCGTGATCGGCGACAACCGGCCGCGCCTCTACGCCACGCTGCTCGCGGCGCAATCGCTCGGTGCCATCCCGGTGCCGCTCTACCAAGACGCGGTGGCCGCCGAGTTCGTGTTCCCGCTCTTCAACGCCGAGATCGGCTTCGCCGTCGTCGAAGACCAGGAGCAGGTCGACAAGCTGCTCGAGATCCGCCCGCAGTGCCCGGCCCTGCAGCGCATCTGGTACGACGACCCGCGCGGGCTGCGCCACTACAGCGAGCCGGGCCTTGCCTCGCTCGACGCGCTGGTGCACGAGGGCGAGAGCTTCAACTCGGCGCATGCCGGCTTCTTCGACGCCGAGGTGGCCAAGGTGCAGCCCAGCGACGTGGCCGCGATGTTCTTCACCTCGGGCACCACCGGCAACCCGAAGGGCGTGGTGCACACGCACCTCTCGCTGATCGACCGCGCCGTGGCCGGCGCGCGTTTCGACAAGCTCACTGAAGCCGAAGAGGTGCTGGCCTACCTGCCGCTCGCGTGGATCGGCCAGAACGTGTTCTCGTACGCGCAGTGGCTCGCCTGCGGCTACGTGGTGAACTGCCCCGAGTCGGCCAACACCGTGTCGATCGACCTGCGCGAAGTGGGGCCCACCTACTACTTCGCGCCACCACGCGTCTTCGAGGGCCTGCTCACCACCGTGATGATCCGCATGGAAGATGCGAGCGCGCCGAAGCGCTGGCTCTTCCAGCGCTGCATGGCGCTGGCGCGGCGCGTGGGGCCCGCGTTGATGGACGGTAAGCCGGTGGGCGCGCTCGACCGCCTGCGCTACATGCTGGGCACGCTCTTCATCTACGGCCCGCTGCGCAACACGCTCGGCCTCTCGCGCGTGCGCGTGGCATACACCGCGGGCGAGGCCATCGGCCCCGACCTTTTCACCTTCTACCGCTCGATCGGCGTCAATCTGAAGCAGCTCTACGGTTCGACCGAGACCGCCGTGTTCGTGTGCCTGCAGCCCGACGACCAGGCGCGTGCCGACACCGTGGGCGTGCCCATCGAAGGCGTGGAGATCAAGGTGAAGGACAGCGGCGAGATCCTCGTGCGCTCGTCGGGCCTTCTGCGTGGCTACTACAAGAACGAAGCCGCCACCGCCGAGGTGCTCGACGCCGAAGGCTGGTACCACACCGGTGACGCCGGCTTCATGGACGCGCAGGGCCACCTCAAGATCATCGACCGCGCGAAAGACGTGGGCCGCATCGGCAGTGGGCCGAATGCGGGCGCGATGTTTGCCCCGAAGTACGTGGAGAACAAGCTCAAGTTCTTCCCCTACATCAAGGAGGCGGTGGCCTTCGGCGACGGGCGCGACAAGGTCTGCACCTTCATCAACATCGACATGGAAGCCGTGGGCAACTGGGCCGAGCGACGCAACCTGCCCTATGCCGGCTACACCGACCTCGCACAGAAGCCCGAGGTGTACGAGCTCGTGCGCGACTGCATCGAGAAGGTCAACGCCGACCTCGCCGCCGACGAGAAGCTCGCCGGCAGCCAGGTCAGCCGCTTCCTCATCCTGCACAAGGAGCTCGACGCCGACGACGGCGAGCTCACCCGCACGCGCAAGGTGCGGCGCGGCTTAATCGGCGAGCGCTACAACGTGCTGGTGGATGCGCTCTACGGCGGCAAGAGCGAGCAGTACATCGAGACGGCCGTGAAGTTCGAGGATGGCCGCAGCGGCATGGTGGCCGCCACCTTGAAGATCGCCGACGTGAAGACCTTCCCCGCGATGCGGAGGGCCGCATGA
- a CDS encoding branched-chain amino acid ABC transporter permease — MGFFLETLFGGLMAGMLYSLIALGFVLIFKASGVFNFAQGAMVLFAALAMARFSEWFPKLLALDSKLLANLLAIVAAMLLMVVVAWVIERLVLGKLVNQEGVTLLMATLGIAYFLDGLGQTLFGNAIYKIDIGLPKDPLFLMESTFQGGILVSKEDLYAAAIAGVLVAALSLFFQKTATGRALRAVADDHQAAQSIGIPLSRIWVIVWSIAGFVALVAGIIWGSKLGVQFSLSLVALKALPVVILGGLTSVPGAILGGLIIGVGEKLSEVYIGPMFGGGIEIWFAYVLALVFLLVRPQGLFGEKIIDRV; from the coding sequence ATGGGCTTCTTCCTCGAAACCCTCTTCGGCGGCCTGATGGCCGGCATGCTGTATTCGCTGATCGCGCTCGGTTTCGTGCTGATCTTCAAGGCGAGCGGCGTCTTCAACTTCGCGCAGGGCGCGATGGTGCTCTTCGCCGCGCTCGCGATGGCGCGCTTCTCGGAATGGTTCCCGAAGCTCCTGGCGCTGGACAGCAAGCTGCTCGCCAACCTGCTGGCGATCGTGGCGGCGATGCTGCTGATGGTGGTGGTGGCCTGGGTGATCGAGCGGCTGGTGCTCGGCAAGCTCGTCAACCAGGAAGGCGTGACGCTCCTGATGGCCACGCTCGGCATCGCCTATTTCCTCGACGGCCTGGGCCAGACGCTCTTCGGCAACGCCATCTACAAGATCGACATCGGCCTGCCGAAGGACCCGCTCTTCCTGATGGAGAGCACGTTCCAGGGCGGCATCCTCGTCAGCAAGGAAGACCTCTATGCCGCGGCCATCGCGGGGGTGCTGGTGGCCGCGCTCAGCCTCTTCTTCCAGAAGACGGCCACCGGCCGGGCCCTTCGTGCGGTGGCCGACGACCACCAGGCCGCACAGTCGATCGGCATCCCGCTCTCGCGCATCTGGGTGATCGTGTGGTCGATCGCGGGCTTCGTCGCGCTCGTCGCCGGGATCATCTGGGGCAGCAAGCTCGGCGTGCAGTTCTCGCTGTCGCTGGTGGCGCTGAAGGCGTTGCCGGTGGTGATCCTCGGTGGCCTCACCTCGGTGCCGGGCGCCATCCTCGGCGGGCTGATCATCGGCGTGGGCGAGAAGCTCTCCGAGGTCTACATCGGGCCGATGTTCGGCGGCGGGATCGAGATCTGGTTCGCCTACGTGCTGGCGCTCGTGTTCCTGCTGGTCCGCCCGCAGGGCTTGTTCGGCGAAAAAATCATTGATCGGGTCTGA
- a CDS encoding Crp/Fnr family transcriptional regulator produces the protein MRTAPEASSSAPPLHARARAATPAERADIPWLKMLDADEHARAIADLKVVNVETGELLCRVGRPATFWFGVVDGLLKMSNDSASGIPITFTGVPPGGWFGEGTVLKRESYRYNIQALRKSVVAGISVETFHWLIDRSIPFNRFVMQQLNERLGQFIGAREIDRMNDPDVKVARSLAALFHPTLYPGVGSMLKITQQELGYLVGLSRQRVNEALHALQALGLIRIEYGGLRVMDLEGLRRQVAP, from the coding sequence ATGCGCACCGCACCCGAGGCCTCGTCATCCGCACCGCCGTTGCATGCGCGAGCACGCGCGGCCACGCCGGCCGAGCGGGCCGACATCCCCTGGCTCAAGATGCTCGATGCCGACGAGCACGCGCGTGCCATCGCCGACCTCAAGGTGGTGAACGTCGAGACCGGCGAGCTGCTGTGCCGCGTGGGCCGTCCGGCGACCTTCTGGTTCGGCGTGGTCGACGGCCTGCTCAAGATGAGCAACGACAGCGCGAGCGGCATTCCCATCACCTTCACCGGCGTGCCGCCGGGCGGCTGGTTTGGCGAAGGCACGGTGCTCAAGCGCGAGAGCTACCGCTACAACATCCAGGCGCTGCGCAAGAGCGTGGTCGCGGGCATCTCGGTGGAGACCTTCCACTGGCTCATCGACCGCAGCATCCCGTTCAACCGCTTCGTGATGCAGCAGTTGAACGAGCGCCTCGGCCAGTTCATCGGCGCCCGCGAGATCGACCGCATGAACGACCCCGACGTGAAGGTGGCGCGCAGCCTCGCGGCGCTCTTCCACCCGACGCTCTACCCGGGGGTGGGCTCGATGCTCAAGATCACCCAGCAGGAGCTGGGCTACCTCGTGGGCCTGTCACGGCAGCGGGTGAACGAAGCGCTGCACGCGCTGCAGGCACTCGGCCTGATCCGCATCGAGTACGGCGGGCTTCGCGTGATGGACCTGGAAGGGCTGCGCCGGCAAGTCGCGCCGTGA
- a CDS encoding ABC transporter ATP-binding protein, with protein sequence MRKIGEVILEVQNISLSFGGVKALTDISFDVREHEVRAIIGPNGAGKSSMLNCINGVYTPQQGSITLKGKSFKHMSSRQVAEMGVARTFQNLALFKGMSVLDNIMTGRNLRMKSNLFQQAIRWGAAEREEIAHREFVERIIDFLEIQAYRKTPVGRLPYGLQKRVDLGRALAMEPSLLLLDEPMAGMNVEEKQDMSRFILDVNDEYGTTIVLIEHDMGVVMDISDRVVVLDYGKKIGDGTPDDVRRNPDVINAYLGAGH encoded by the coding sequence ATGAGAAAGATCGGCGAGGTCATCCTCGAGGTGCAGAACATCTCGCTGTCGTTCGGCGGCGTGAAGGCGCTCACCGACATCAGCTTCGACGTGCGCGAGCACGAGGTGCGCGCCATCATCGGGCCCAACGGCGCGGGCAAGAGCAGCATGCTCAACTGCATCAACGGCGTCTACACGCCGCAGCAGGGCTCGATCACGCTCAAGGGAAAGTCGTTCAAGCACATGAGCTCGCGCCAGGTGGCCGAGATGGGCGTGGCGCGCACCTTCCAGAACCTCGCGCTCTTCAAGGGCATGAGCGTGCTCGACAACATCATGACCGGGCGCAACCTGCGCATGAAGAGCAACCTCTTCCAGCAGGCCATCCGCTGGGGTGCCGCCGAACGCGAGGAGATCGCGCATCGCGAGTTCGTCGAACGCATCATCGATTTCCTCGAGATCCAGGCCTACCGCAAGACGCCCGTCGGCCGCCTGCCCTACGGCCTGCAAAAGCGCGTGGACCTCGGGCGGGCGCTCGCGATGGAGCCCTCGCTGTTGCTGCTCGACGAGCCGATGGCCGGCATGAACGTGGAAGAGAAGCAGGACATGAGCCGCTTCATCCTCGATGTGAACGACGAGTACGGCACCACCATCGTGCTGATCGAGCACGACATGGGCGTGGTGATGGACATCAGCGACCGCGTGGTGGTGCTCGACTACGGCAAGAAGATCGGCGACGGCACGCCCGACGACGTGCGCCGCAACCCCGACGTCATCAACGCCTACCTCGGAGCGGGTCACTGA
- a CDS encoding branched-chain amino acid ABC transporter permease, whose translation MLYRENGQFKTSYRADQQIFPIAQDRVVMALLLVFALAVVPLVMPEYFFRAVLIPFLILSLAALGLNILVGYCGQISLGTGAFMAVGAYAAYNFQVRIEGMPLIVSLLMGGVCATVVGVLFGIPSLRIKGLYLAVATLAAQFFIDWSFLRIKWFTNDSSSGSVSVAGMNVFGLPIDTPVQKYLFCLAFLIVFGLLAKNLVRGHIGREWMAIRDMDVAAAVIGIRPVYAKLSAFAVSSFIVGVAGALWGFVHLGSWEPAAFNIDRSFQLLFMVIIGGLGSIMGSFFGAAFIVVLPIVLDNLPYWFGIPIDTALAAHLTYMIFGALIVFFLIVEPHGLARLWSTAKEKLRLWPFPH comes from the coding sequence ATGCTCTACAGAGAAAACGGCCAGTTCAAGACCAGCTACCGCGCCGACCAGCAGATCTTCCCGATCGCGCAAGACCGCGTCGTCATGGCGCTGCTGCTGGTCTTCGCGCTCGCCGTGGTGCCGCTCGTGATGCCAGAGTACTTCTTCCGCGCGGTGCTGATCCCGTTCCTCATCCTGTCGCTGGCCGCGCTCGGGCTCAACATCCTCGTCGGCTACTGCGGGCAGATCTCGCTCGGCACCGGTGCCTTCATGGCGGTGGGAGCGTATGCGGCCTACAACTTCCAGGTGCGCATCGAGGGCATGCCGCTCATCGTGTCGCTGCTGATGGGCGGTGTGTGCGCCACGGTGGTGGGGGTGCTCTTCGGCATCCCGTCGCTGCGCATCAAGGGCCTGTACCTCGCGGTCGCCACGCTGGCCGCGCAGTTCTTCATCGACTGGTCCTTCCTGCGCATCAAGTGGTTCACCAACGATTCGTCGTCGGGCTCGGTGAGCGTGGCGGGCATGAACGTGTTCGGCCTGCCCATCGACACGCCGGTGCAGAAGTACCTCTTCTGCCTGGCCTTCCTGATCGTCTTCGGGCTCCTGGCCAAGAACCTGGTGCGCGGCCACATCGGTCGCGAGTGGATGGCCATCCGCGACATGGACGTGGCCGCCGCCGTCATCGGCATCCGGCCGGTCTACGCCAAGCTGAGCGCGTTTGCGGTCAGCAGCTTCATCGTGGGCGTGGCCGGCGCGCTGTGGGGCTTCGTGCACCTGGGCTCGTGGGAGCCGGCGGCCTTCAACATCGACCGCTCGTTCCAGTTGCTCTTCATGGTGATCATCGGCGGGCTGGGCTCGATCATGGGCAGCTTCTTCGGCGCCGCCTTCATCGTGGTGCTGCCCATCGTGCTCGACAACCTGCCGTACTGGTTCGGCATCCCGATCGACACCGCGCTCGCCGCGCACCTCACCTACATGATCTTCGGCGCCCTGATCGTCTTCTTCCTCATCGTGGAGCCGCACGGCCTGGCACGCCTGTGGTCCACCGCGAAAGAAAAGCTCAGGCTCTGGCCTTTCCCTCATTGA
- a CDS encoding phenylacetate--CoA ligase family protein, producing MTEFYDALEHRDPAVREARLMAALPHQVAAALKTPAFAERFAGVDAAGVTSREALASLPVTRKHELLERQKAERAHDPFGGFSAIGWQSLHGRNGAQRVFQSPGPIYEPEGRARDYWRTARALWAAGFRAGDLMHNSFSYHLTPAGSMLESGAHAIGCTVFPGGVGNTELQLQAMVELRPDGYAGTPSFLRIALEKAAETGISLPSLKKAMVSGEAFPAALRDWLRTRGLEAYQSYATADVGLIAYETAAREGLVLDEGVIVEIVRPGTGDPVPPGEVGEVVVTVLNADYPLVRFGTGDLSATLAGHCPTGRTNTRIKGWMGRADQTAKVRGMFVHPGQVAEVLKRFPEAGRGRLVISGEMANDQMTLQVETASSAESLTQRMAEAIREVTKLRGDVALCAPGSLPNDGKVIDDTRSVG from the coding sequence ATGACTGAGTTCTACGACGCGCTGGAGCACCGAGACCCGGCCGTGCGCGAAGCCCGCCTGATGGCGGCACTGCCGCATCAGGTGGCGGCGGCGCTGAAGACGCCCGCCTTCGCCGAGCGCTTCGCCGGCGTCGATGCCGCGGGTGTGACCTCGCGCGAAGCGCTCGCCTCCTTGCCCGTGACGCGCAAGCACGAGCTGCTGGAGCGCCAGAAGGCCGAGCGCGCACACGACCCGTTCGGCGGCTTCTCGGCCATCGGCTGGCAGAGCCTTCATGGGCGCAATGGGGCGCAGCGAGTGTTCCAGTCGCCCGGCCCCATCTACGAACCCGAAGGCCGCGCACGCGACTACTGGCGCACCGCGCGTGCCCTCTGGGCGGCCGGCTTTCGCGCGGGCGACCTGATGCACAACAGCTTCAGCTACCACCTCACGCCGGCGGGGTCGATGTTGGAAAGCGGCGCGCATGCGATCGGCTGCACCGTCTTCCCCGGCGGCGTGGGCAACACCGAGCTGCAGCTGCAGGCGATGGTCGAACTCAGGCCCGACGGCTACGCGGGCACGCCGAGCTTCCTGCGCATTGCGCTCGAGAAAGCGGCCGAGACGGGGATCTCGCTGCCCTCGCTGAAGAAGGCGATGGTGAGTGGCGAGGCCTTTCCCGCCGCCCTGCGCGACTGGCTGCGCACACGCGGCCTGGAGGCGTACCAGTCCTATGCCACGGCCGACGTGGGCCTCATCGCCTACGAGACCGCCGCGCGCGAAGGCCTGGTGCTCGACGAGGGCGTGATCGTGGAGATCGTGCGCCCCGGCACCGGCGACCCGGTGCCGCCCGGCGAGGTGGGCGAGGTGGTGGTCACCGTTCTCAACGCCGACTACCCGCTGGTGCGTTTCGGCACCGGGGATCTCTCGGCCACGCTGGCCGGCCACTGCCCCACCGGCCGCACCAACACCCGCATCAAGGGCTGGATGGGCCGCGCCGACCAGACCGCCAAGGTGCGCGGCATGTTCGTGCATCCGGGCCAGGTGGCCGAGGTGCTGAAGCGCTTCCCCGAAGCCGGCCGTGGGCGCCTCGTGATCAGCGGCGAGATGGCCAACGACCAGATGACGCTGCAGGTGGAGACCGCCTCGTCTGCCGAGTCCTTGACGCAGCGCATGGCCGAAGCGATACGCGAGGTGACCAAGCTGCGCGGCGACGTGGC
- a CDS encoding ABC transporter ATP-binding protein codes for MSNVFLNVNGIEVIYNHVILVLKGVSLQVPDGKVVALLGGNGAGKTTTLRAVSNLLAGERGEVTKGSIELRGERIEKLSTSEMVNRGVVQVMEGRHCFAHLTIEENLLTGAYTRKDGKAAVAETLEKVYAYFPRLKTRRTSQAAYTSGGEQQMCAIGRALMASPKMVLLDEPSMGLAPQIVSEVFEIVKDLNTKERVTFLLAEQNTNIALKYSDYGYILENGRVVMDGEAKALRENEDVKEFYLGVGGGDRKSFRDVKSYKRRKRWLA; via the coding sequence ATGAGCAACGTCTTCCTCAACGTCAACGGCATCGAGGTCATCTACAACCACGTGATCCTCGTGTTGAAGGGGGTCTCGTTGCAGGTGCCCGATGGCAAGGTCGTGGCGCTGCTCGGCGGCAACGGCGCCGGCAAGACCACCACGCTGCGCGCGGTCAGCAACCTGCTGGCCGGCGAGCGTGGCGAGGTGACCAAGGGCTCGATCGAACTGCGCGGCGAGCGCATCGAGAAGCTGTCGACGTCCGAGATGGTGAACCGCGGCGTGGTGCAGGTGATGGAAGGCCGGCACTGCTTCGCCCACCTCACCATCGAGGAAAACCTGCTCACCGGCGCCTACACGCGCAAGGACGGCAAGGCCGCGGTCGCCGAGACGCTGGAGAAGGTCTACGCCTACTTCCCGCGCCTGAAGACGCGCCGCACGTCGCAGGCGGCCTACACCTCGGGCGGCGAGCAGCAGATGTGTGCCATCGGCCGCGCGCTCATGGCCAGCCCGAAGATGGTGCTGCTCGACGAGCCCTCGATGGGGCTTGCGCCGCAGATCGTCAGCGAGGTGTTCGAGATCGTGAAAGACCTCAACACCAAGGAGCGCGTGACCTTCCTGCTGGCCGAGCAGAACACCAACATCGCGCTGAAGTATTCGGACTACGGCTACATCCTGGAAAACGGCCGTGTGGTGATGGACGGTGAAGCGAAGGCGCTGCGCGAGAACGAGGACGTGAAGGAGTTCTACCTCGGCGTGGGTGGCGGCGACCGCAAGAGCTTCCGCGACGTGAAGAGCTACAAGCGGCGCAAGCGCTGGTTGGCATGA
- a CDS encoding VOC family protein, with product MKRTWTIIGVADVPHSFRWYLELLGLPMAEPAHDYFGQVLDADGTVLLCLHRWGDHEHPTLSTPERAEPGNGLLLFFRVDDFHEALARARNLVDRLAEEPQTNPATGTLEFALRDPDGYYVMVSALD from the coding sequence ATGAAGCGCACGTGGACGATCATCGGGGTCGCGGATGTGCCCCACAGCTTTCGCTGGTATCTGGAGCTCCTGGGGCTACCCATGGCTGAGCCTGCACATGACTACTTCGGTCAGGTCCTGGACGCCGACGGAACGGTCCTGCTTTGCCTCCATCGATGGGGAGACCACGAGCACCCGACGCTCAGCACACCCGAGCGAGCAGAACCCGGCAACGGGCTGCTGCTGTTCTTCCGCGTCGATGATTTTCACGAGGCGCTGGCGAGAGCCAGGAATCTGGTCGATCGGCTTGCCGAGGAACCTCAGACCAATCCCGCCACCGGAACCCTGGAGTTCGCCCTTCGTGATCCTGATGGCTACTACGTCATGGTGAGCGCGCTCGACTGA